One Hordeum vulgare subsp. vulgare chromosome 4H, MorexV3_pseudomolecules_assembly, whole genome shotgun sequence DNA window includes the following coding sequences:
- the LOC123448561 gene encoding uncharacterized protein LOC123448561, producing the protein MSCLKEIPTLRGDNYSEWRKKVDMALCIAEVDWVLEEPQPAAPADPEREIDEDDESWDKRKGNYEKEVMSHSISNRLWLNANNKCLAFIKNTIETTIVGSIADCPTAKEMLNKIKSQFTGSSKTYATQLIK; encoded by the coding sequence ATGAGCTGCCTCAAGGAAATTCCGACACTCAGGGGAGAcaactactctgagtggaggaagaaggtggacaTGGCCCTCTGCATTGCAGAGGTAGACTGGGTGCTGGAGGAACCACAACCAGCCGCACCTGCAGACCCAGAGAGAGAgattgatgaggatgatgagagcTGGGACAAAAGGAAAGGAAATTATGAAAAGGAGGTCATGTCCCACTCCATCAGCAACAGGCTTTGGTTGAATGCCAACAACAAATGCTTGGCGTTCATAAAGAACACCATTGAGACCACTATCGTGGGATCAATTGCTGATTGCCCTACGGCAAAAGAAATGTTGAATAAGATAAAGAGTCAGTTTACTGGCTCTTCTAAGACGTATGCCACCCAGCTGATCAAGTAG